CAAAAAAAATCTTCACCAAATATTCTCGGCAACCAAAGAAGAACTCATGGAGATCGGACTTGTATCCGAAGCCATTGCTAATAAAATACTAAACTGGGAGAAATTTTTCGACCTAGGTAAAACTGAAACAAAATTGGCCAAAATTCGAGGGGATTTTATTGGCTATTGTGACAATGAAAATTATCCAAAATCACTAAAAAATATCCACGATCCACCCATTGGGCTGTATTCCATCGGCAACGGATCTTTGCTAAACTCCCGATGTATAGCTATCGTAGGTACAAGAAAACCAACGCTTTACGGCATTAAGGTAGCCACAGAATTTGCGATAAACCTGGCAAATCTGGGGTTTTGTATAGTCAGTGGCCTGGCCCAGGGAATAGACAGTTCGGCCCACGAAGGAGCCATCGCAGCCGGTGGCAAAACCATCGCTGTTCTCGGTTGTGGCATCGACATCATTTACCCATCCGAAAATCGCCGCCTATACAAAAAAATCGCTGAACAGGGTTGTATTATTTCGGAATTTCCTCTGGAAAAAAGGGCTGACAAGCAAACTTTTCCCATACGAAATAGGCTTATTTCAGGGCTTTGCGACAACGTCATCATCATTGAAACCGCAAAACATGGCGGCAGCATGATAACGGCAAACATCGCCTGCGAACAGGGAAAAAACGTATTTGTTATACCTGGCAGAATAGATCAAACCTCCAGCGAAGGCTGCCACGAATTGATCAGAAATGGAGCAACCCTTGTGACCTCGGTGGATGATATATTGGAGGAAATAAATTTTCCAATGCAACAGGCTCTCGTTTTTGATGATCAAAAGGAGGAACCAAAAATCTCCGATCCTGTTGAAAGACAAGTCCTTAATTTTCTAAAATCCTGTGACAATGCTACCATAGATGACATAATGATCAATAGCCAGCTGACTCTCGGGCCGATTCTAAAATCCATACAACTGCTTGAAATAAAACAACTCATAACAAAAAATTTCGATGGATCATTCCAGGCAAATTTTATGCACATGCACAAGTAGTATTGCTTTTGGGCCATAAATCAACAAAAGATATCCGGTTTGTGGCCCTGGAGAGCAAAAATAATCCAAAGATAAAATTTCTCGACAAGTTGAAAAAGAAATCCTGTCGAGAGCGATATAAAACCTATTTGATCGAAGGCCATCGAGAACTGATGCGAGCCTTCCAAGCCAACCTGGTAACCGAGGTGTATTTCTGCCAAAAGTTGTTCACTGACAACACATTTCATGGATCATTAGAAAAATTATCCTCGGCGAATATTCCGATGATCGAAGTCGGTGAACAGGCCTATCAAAAAATATCTATCAGAGAAAATGGCGATGGCCTGATCGGACTGGGCAAGCCATTCGTAAAACCATTGGACCATATTCGACAAGAGGAGCCCGGCAATCCATTAATAATTGCCGCTGAGAGTCTAGAAAAACCAAGCAATTTGGGTGCGATAATTCGAACGGCCGAATCTGCCGGAGCAACCGCACTGGCCGTGCTGGATGCGTCAACTGACCCCTATAACCCAAACACAATAAGATCTTCCCAGGGCGCAATATTCTCAATTCCGATAATAGGTTGCAGCTCAATAGCTTTCGATGAATTTTGCCATAGCAATGGTCTGAAAATTATCTGCACAACCCCGCACGGCAACCGGATTTATTGGGAGGAAAATTTGACAAATAGCCTGGCAATTATCGTCGGCAGCGAAGCTAGGGGCCTTTCGGATTTCTGGCTTAGGAACACGAATTCTATCTCGGTTAAAATCCCCCAGCTTGGCAGTTCAGATTCCCTAAATGTATCCGTTGCAACCGCAGTGGTTACCTATGAAGCAGTTAGACAACGTAACTTAATTTTATAGCTCGAAAAAAATCGTTACTTTTTTTCCCTGCTGGCCTTGTCCGTCAACTGTCTATCCAATTTTTGCACAAGCAGATCTATGGATTTATACAAATCATCGCTGGAGGCCACGGCTATGATGTCCGGGCCGTGGATTTCCACATGACCTTTTGCCACAAATTCATTACTAGGATCCTTGCTCTGTTCATGTTGCAACTCAACCCTTATGCGCACAATCCCTTCGCCATGCCGAAATAATTTTTCAGCTTTTTCGTGAACTTTTTGCTTAAGTGCTTCTGTAAGTGTTAGATGCACACCAGATACGATTATATCTTTTTCCATATTTTCCTCCTAATTATCTGGACCACTTTAAATTGCTGGACTTTATTTGCAATCATGAAAGAATATATTTCAACGGTTAGTAATAGGTTACAAAATTCATAATTAACACATCATCAATTAGTTATTATGCACGATACCGATGCGAAGTTACTGGACATACGCAATTTGACTGTCCGATTTAAAAACCCAGAAGTCCTGGCGATAAACAATATTTCGTTCCACGTAAAACCGCGCGAAACCTTTGCAATTATCGGGGAAAGCGGCAGTGGGAAAACTTCCGTGGCTTTAAGTATAGCAAATTTGTTCAACAAAAAAATAGCGAGCCTGTCGGGAAACATCCTGTTCGACGGCGTAGATCTATTGTCGATTCCAGAAAAAAATATGGCATCCTACCGAGGGCACAAAATAGCCTACATCTTTCAGGAGCCAGGCCTTGCACTAAATCCTTCACTCACAATAGGATATCAAATCCGCGAATCGATGAAACAAAAGTCCAAACATGCGGTCATGGAACTCATGGATGATGTGGGATTAACAAATAAGCGATTTTATTATGCTTATCCGCATGAACTTAGCGGTGGCATGCAACAGAGGGCGATGATTGCCATAGCCATAGCCAGCCACCCAAAATTATTGATAGCGGACGAACCCACCACTTCGTTGGACGTAACAATCCAAAAACAAATCATAACTCTACTAAAAAACATTAAAAAAGAACGTGAACTTGCGATACTGCTGATAACTCATAACTTCGGCATAATCAATGGCTTCGCTGACAGAGCCATGGTAATGTTCAACGGGGAAATCGCAGAAATAAACAGTACCGGAAATATATTCAAAAATTCTAAAAGCCCATACACTACCAAACTTTTGAATTGCGTTCCAGAACTCGGTAACCCAGGCAAATTGGACCTGTGACTAAGAGCCTGATGTTAAAATACTTACCGCCTAGGAACGTTGGGACACTTTTTCGCTTTTTTCGATGGGCGTTAGACTTTTTACTTTCTTTTGACCAAAAATATCGAAAATTATGCCCATTAGCGACGAACTCAGATACTTGAAAAACACAACGGCGGTCATGAATATTATGCTTGCATCCAACCACAAGTTCTTCTCCTTCAAGTACTCAAGGTTGTATTTCATTTTTTTCGGGAAAACAAAACGCAGGTAAGCATCGGCCCTATCCTCGGCATTATTCAACACATTGGCTTCGTACTCAAGGATTTTCAGCGTCGCATAGCCGGTTATTCCGGGCTTAAATTTCAAAATTTTCCTGTATTCAACATCGTTATTTATGACATCAAAAAAGTCCATCGTCAACGGTCGATGGCCAATAAATCCCATGTCGCCCTTGATAACGTTAAAAATCTGGGGAAGCTCATCTAGCCGAGTCTTTCTCAAAAATTTACCAAATTTCGTGACTAATTTTTCGTTAAATGAATTCAGAGCAATATCGTCATCTTTGGTATCGGCAATGGTTCTGCGCATCGTCCTGAACTTTATTATTCTGAACGGCTTACCATTTTTGCCAATCCTTTCCTGGGTAAAAAAAATGCCAACTTTTTTGATCTCAAATCTAGACAAAATGGCAATTATGAACATGATTGGCAGGAGAATGAGCGCAATGACCAGGGCACAGCTAAGCTCTAGGAATCTTCCAATCTTCACATCCATGTTCGAAGGTTATCAAAAATCTCCAAACTTGCAATACTCAATTTACTAATTTAAAACATGTTACAAACCATCCTGGCTATCTTCCGCCGAGGAAACAAGCCCTTTTTCCCTCAAAGT
The nucleotide sequence above comes from Puniceicoccales bacterium. Encoded proteins:
- a CDS encoding ABC transporter ATP-binding protein codes for the protein MHDTDAKLLDIRNLTVRFKNPEVLAINNISFHVKPRETFAIIGESGSGKTSVALSIANLFNKKIASLSGNILFDGVDLLSIPEKNMASYRGHKIAYIFQEPGLALNPSLTIGYQIRESMKQKSKHAVMELMDDVGLTNKRFYYAYPHELSGGMQQRAMIAIAIASHPKLLIADEPTTSLDVTIQKQIITLLKNIKKERELAILLITHNFGIINGFADRAMVMFNGEIAEINSTGNIFKNSKSPYTTKLLNCVPELGNPGKLDL
- a CDS encoding sugar transferase — encoded protein: MDVKIGRFLELSCALVIALILLPIMFIIAILSRFEIKKVGIFFTQERIGKNGKPFRIIKFRTMRRTIADTKDDDIALNSFNEKLVTKFGKFLRKTRLDELPQIFNVIKGDMGFIGHRPLTMDFFDVINNDVEYRKILKFKPGITGYATLKILEYEANVLNNAEDRADAYLRFVFPKKMKYNLEYLKEKNLWLDASIIFMTAVVFFKYLSSSLMGIIFDIFGQKKVKSLTPIEKSEKVSQRS
- a CDS encoding RNA methyltransferase, with product MALESKNNPKIKFLDKLKKKSCRERYKTYLIEGHRELMRAFQANLVTEVYFCQKLFTDNTFHGSLEKLSSANIPMIEVGEQAYQKISIRENGDGLIGLGKPFVKPLDHIRQEEPGNPLIIAAESLEKPSNLGAIIRTAESAGATALAVLDASTDPYNPNTIRSSQGAIFSIPIIGCSSIAFDEFCHSNGLKIICTTPHGNRIYWEENLTNSLAIIVGSEARGLSDFWLRNTNSISVKIPQLGSSDSLNVSVATAVVTYEAVRQRNLIL
- the raiA gene encoding ribosome-associated translation inhibitor RaiA, whose amino-acid sequence is MEKDIIVSGVHLTLTEALKQKVHEKAEKLFRHGEGIVRIRVELQHEQSKDPSNEFVAKGHVEIHGPDIIAVASSDDLYKSIDLLVQKLDRQLTDKASREKK
- the dprA gene encoding DNA-processing protein DprA; its protein translation is MKLAGLTNTQLLMILSSLPTIGSITFFKLYNNFKKNLHQIFSATKEELMEIGLVSEAIANKILNWEKFFDLGKTETKLAKIRGDFIGYCDNENYPKSLKNIHDPPIGLYSIGNGSLLNSRCIAIVGTRKPTLYGIKVATEFAINLANLGFCIVSGLAQGIDSSAHEGAIAAGGKTIAVLGCGIDIIYPSENRRLYKKIAEQGCIISEFPLEKRADKQTFPIRNRLISGLCDNVIIIETAKHGGSMITANIACEQGKNVFVIPGRIDQTSSEGCHELIRNGATLVTSVDDILEEINFPMQQALVFDDQKEEPKISDPVERQVLNFLKSCDNATIDDIMINSQLTLGPILKSIQLLEIKQLITKNFDGSFQANFMHMHK